In Hemicordylus capensis ecotype Gifberg chromosome 4, rHemCap1.1.pri, whole genome shotgun sequence, the genomic window atacccctggcacTTGTCTCTGCGCAGATTCATGCTTGATTGATATAATCTAGAAGCAAAACACTTTTGTAAGATGCGCTGTTACAGTACTAACTGCAGGTAGAATAGATTAGTGGCAATGAAGGAGAAAGTACTGTAAACAGTAGGTTAGATGTGGGTAATGCACTTCTCTCAGAAACTGCATTTACTTTTTAATCTATGTTTATTTTCAAGTAGGTTCAATATATCTTACCGCAGCAGAAACCCTGTAAAACAGCAATGTGTTCCACATTCCATTGTTGAAAAGACAGTAGTGAATAAACGACAGCTGTGCTTTAATTCTTGCTGCCAGGAGCAAGCAGACAATTTATCTGTTGATCTACATGAATCTGCtggacagggaggagagctggtcttgtgatagcaagcatgaattgtcccctttcctaagcagggtctgctctagtttgcatttgaatgggagactacgtgtgtgagtaagatattcttcttgggagatggggctactctgggaagagcatctgtctgtatgcatgcagaaagttccaagttccctccctggcatctccaagataaggatgAGAGAGATGCCTGACTGCAACTTTGggaaagcctctgccaatctgtataggcaatactgagctagatggacgaatagcctgactcaatagaaggcagattcctatgttcctaacaggacTACTCCTACCATAGAAATGTTCATTCTAACTATGGATGTAATGCAGTGCACTTAAGTGTGGTTCTAGAAACCTCCAAATATGTAATTTATGGCACTTCTGTCAGGCAAAGGTATAGTTTACTGTCTCGgctgtgaagtagggatgtgcacggaaccggttcagccCTCCCTTCCTGGAGTGCGGAACCGGTTCCGTCCACCAGCGTTTGAACTGGGtcagcgggtggggtggggggtttgctttaaatgacagggaaggcgctgcctacctgtcagcccctgccccacctcttcCCCACACCAGCGCGCTCCAGAAAAGCAGGTACACTGGGCTGTagtgttcctgcttgcagccctagCAGTGTCACCACGCTCATGACCAGCGTGCATGCCACAGTTCCATTCACATCTCTACTGTGAAGCCCTCATGACATTCACAGATGTTTTGGCAAACTGGGTATTGTGAGAATGAACCAGATTCTTGGTCTGAAGTTCAGGTTAATGTAAGCACAATTCAGtgttgtttaaaataaataaataaagaccacGGCCACCCCACAGGTGAGTAATATGGCCAGTTTTGACCAGTTTCTTTATATTTAAGAAGATACATAAATAAGGAATATTCACTCAAATGATTTTGTAATACAAAAGGAAACTTCTATAAATGCCAGCTTAATTTTTGCAGGCCTCTTATactccacatttttctttccttctcagGCAAGTTTTACAGAGGCCTGGGACAGGTAAGACAAAATGCTAATAAATTGTCATCTTATTGTGGTAGAGAAAAATACAAATGTACAAAATGTTCCAGTCTATAAATCTGAAGAGGGTTTACTACAGTATGTGCTgctgatcccccctccccactttttttaaattaaagaagtTCATGATGATTTCACTTTAGTCGGTGAATCTTCTTTCTGGATAAGTAGTTTTTAGAGAACGGAGCAAGTTTTACCAAAACCAAGAAGGTAGGTGTCCCAGCTTTTATGAAGTACCTACAGAAACATTATTAAGAGTCACCATCTTGTCCATTTATTATCCTAAGCCACCCaaagattaataaagtttaaAAGTTCTTGTGTATGCTTCCTTTATTACATCACAGttgctgacatgaggaaaattactcaaagtagtcccactgaaattaaatacAATGAGGATGaattttcttcatgtcagccaatCACTGTTCCATTTGTTTAAACACAAATAACTAAAGAAAAACTACTATAATCTTACCAGATTTGCAGCCTGCTCGGAAAGTGTAAATTATGGTAGGGCAAAGGTATAAACAATTGTGTCTGACTACTGAAATGATGCAACAATTGTGTCAGCTACTGcaacttttctttaaataaataaataaacaaacaaacaaatttattaCCTGATTTGCAACAAAAGGCTAGCCAGACACACCCAGTTCAGACGTAACAATGCACAATGGTTTGTCATGATGTGTATGAGTGGGTGCAAGTTTTGGGCTCACATGCATCCCCCCTCCCTGTTTGTACATGAGTGGAGAGTTTAAAGCTTCCATTCATCATTTGTACAAGCCATAGTGAAAGTTTCCAATTTCCTCCCCTTGCATGCAATGTGGGTGCACACTcctcatctgaactgggcctataAATAGAGGACTGTGCAAAGTTTTGAATGTAGAatgggcagatttggacccaaaatggCTGTCAAGATTGGGTCAAATTGAAGAAAATCTGTCTGGATTAGTCTAGTTCAGATTGGCActttggagggtgtgtgtgtgtatgtatgtatgtatgtgaatATGTGTGTGAGACCTTGAAAGCGCTTAAAGCGTCCATGCACAGAGCCCCCTTCACCTATTTATCTGCAACTCAACAAGTTTCATTCCCTCAGAAAGGGCTACCATCCATACAATGTTCATTCCATTGTGccaagaaatgaaaaaaattacatTATAGGCATTTCAGCAATTCTCAGACAGAAGCATAGCCTCTGCATCAGGTTCAGTTAAAGCCCAATGTGCAGCTGAAACAGCAAATTGAATCATATGCTCCAATGAGTctccaaggcagcttccaatccAACTTTTTGTTCGGGGCCACGCTTTGTCATGCCATTAGGTACCTGCTATGTCCAGAGCTGGTCTCACTCCCGGAAGCTTGAGACAACTCTGCACTGAAGCATGTGAACTGTACCTGAAGCAGGAGCAAATGTACAGCTGTCTAATGTGGGTGGGTAACATGGGCAGTGGTggtccatttttttttaaagatgtgtaTATATGAAGGCTACTGTATCACTCTGATGTATTTATTAACAGCAGGATCTGCTGAATGGCAATGactaaaatgttattttattttagtcaCTGAATGACAATGACGAAACTTTTAGATTATTCTTAAATAGTAGAGCCATCTGATTCTGTGAAAAAAGTGTGAATCCTGTTTGTTCAATATTACAAATTTCTTAATTTGAttataaaaaacaataaaatggtAGTGCATAGTTCAGTACCTCACCTTTGGTGTTGTAGTACTTGTAACAATGTAGTTTGTGTGTCTATTTGAtatatttcttctttttcttcatccTCATAGTAAAGCTGTGCAATTTAATGTGAGAAATAATCAAATTAACCAAGTGAGCAAGCCTCAGCACCACTCTCATTAAGGCTTGCTAATTATATTTGTGCAAATCCGAGTATTTGCAATTCTAATGTCATACTAAAACAAGCAACAATTGTTCTGATAAGAAACCCAAAAACCTTTCAACTGCTTTGGTTTGTCACTCATTTATTTGGATTGGTTTTGAGATATGACACCAAACAGGCAAGAGGGTGATGGTCTGGAAATTATGTTTTAGTAGTTTTAACTTGATTTCTCTTTAATACATGGCCACATAGTCCACACCCATCTATAAATCtaaatgaatgttttaaaatgttttgtaaagaTCTGTGGGTGAGATAACCCTTTGTTGTGAGATCATTCTGTTAAAAGAGTTCTGTGCCTTGAAGAGCAAGTCTAAGACATGACACGATGTTCTGCCTGTAGTAAAAAGAAATCTCTAAAAAGCAGGATATGAACTCTTCTCGTGGAGGTGTGCCTCTTATCAAGACACAACAGTTTAAAGGCCTACATATAACAGGTGGTTTTCCAATAGTGCAATTCTTGCTTTTTCTAATTTCAGTGAATGACCGACAAAGCCTTGGAACTGTTACAAAAATAAAGAAGCAAGTTTGTCCCACAGGGAATTCTGTTTATTTACCTAAGCACTATTATTAGTCCACTGTGATATGTCAGATTCATTCTTGGGTTGCTTCTTCTAAGACTCGCTTTAGAGTACATGTGAAATATGACAAGGCAAGAGTTTCCTAGAGAGATTCTGATCATCATCTTCACCACCAATATTTGGCAATTATTCATACAAGGCACTGTCATGGGAGCCTTCATACAAAGCTGATTTGTTTCATTGTTTtgtgatattttaaaaactgGCCTACATCCTGATTCACGAAGCAAGGGTACAGCAGTGTTCTATTCCAGATGAAGGCTGCAGTGGTATACATGGGGATGGGGAAagatctctccttccttctgcaacTGCCTgagtcacctgaaaatatgtccctaagccacagggacatttttttgggtggcacaagcAGTTGTGGAAGGGGAtattgtttttcttctctgcATGTGCAGCTGTAGCCTTGCTCTGGAATGCAGCACTGCTGCCCTGGTGGTTAGGATGTCagcaactactttttaaaaaaaagaaattcttAAGTGCCAGCATGTAACTGGCACACTACAAACACAGAACATACGCCTTTCTCAAGGACTCCATCTAGGAGAAAGCAGCAATGGAAGGGAAACTCGAGACCAGACAGAAGTTATACTCATAAACATATAGACCATTTTCAAGgcaaaacagaaaaataacaagtGCGGTACCTCTAATTCACTGGGAATATATTTTTTTTCTACATCCCAAGGAGGTAGCTCTTCAAACATGATCATTAAATGGTCAATaaatctgaaatttaaaaaatggatcaTATTATTGTCGTAGCCACCTTCTAACTTATTAGTACTGTACAATATATCAAGTTCAGCAACAAGTAGAGATGAATTTAAAGACATGGGGATGGATTTCTAATACACTCAAATCAGTATATGACAAAGAGCTGGACATAGTGGACAGCCCCAAAGACATAGGTTTATATCAGTTTTAAGATTTAGGAGGAGTTGTATAGATATAACAGCATAGCTAGGGCTCACGGATTTCAGAATTCACCCAGGGCTCCTAAAGCCCAGGACAATCAGATAACTGCTAAATGTAATAGCTTCAAAATATGGAGGAACAGCTTTCGGGAATGAATCTACACCATTCAGAATCAGTTTTACATTCTTCAGTGAACAGTGCCTCGTGTACCCAGCTGTCACcactatgggctggtttggacaatgcTGCCCCTGTGATTAGGATGGAGACACAGACTAATCCATTAGCATATCCATTGGGATGTCCTCTGAAGATGCCTCCTCATTCCTTCATCACACTGGTGGTGGTgtgctgttcatccaaatggtccCCTATAATACTTGCCACTCAGATGAGtagcccgccccccccaacatgtgATGTCAGGACGTCTGTGGAGGACGCCTCAATGGGTGATCTCTCAGCACATCCCATGTTTAATTGAATGGACAGGCACAATTATTGGCTGAATTCGCCCAAAGATATTCTATGTTGAATAGATCATGTGAGTTGAGCCTACAGTCTCTTCCCTTCCAGGCAATCATTATTATGTATTTAattaaattagattttttttaaaaaagaacctggATTCTTCATGAAAAGCGGAGATCAAGTCAGTTTGCCCATGCTCAGGATACAGGAACAATACTGGCCAGGTAAGGTTGCCGTTCTCATCTAGACAGACTTTGGCACCGATAGCACTCTCTGAGCTAAATCCATCTAAAGATATCTTAGCCAGGCCAGCTGACATTACACTGTCATCTACAGAAGATAGTGGAGACAATTTGATATTCCGAtcctatatttaaaaagaaaagaaaaaataatttgaGGCAAAGTACTAAAATACatcttcatttaaaagcctgtcaGTTTCAACTGACTTCAAACCAACAAACCAGAAAGACCTACCTTGATAGCTTTGAGTAAGACTTCCTTCTGAGAcccttctctcttctcctgtAATTTGGCTTTTCTTAAATCCCTCTCTTCAGTACGCTGCAAGACAGATGCTACATCATAACTGTGAAGAGATTAAGAGATTGACCAAACTCAGTCTACTGTAATTATGATAGAAAGTTTCCTTTTTCCTTCTAACCTTTAATCTGTCAGCTTTGGTTCTTGTTTCCAGAAGTTTCTTTTCTTTGGGATTTATTCTCAGCCCCTCCTCACACCATATCATGGCTTCAGCAAAATGTCTGAGTTCCATATGGCACAGCGCTCCTGGAAAAGTGAAAAATCAAAGTTCTCCATGCACAGATCAGCAACAACTACTAATATACATAATTAGGCTTAATAACTGCAAGGAGGCAAACAACGGACACAGATACTTATGCATGCAGAATTCAGTGCAATGCCAGGAAATGGAAtgatggaaaagagagagaagtttgGTCGAGTGGTTAAGGCGCTAATCTGAGTCACGGGTCTAAATTTTTGTCTCGTTTTTGCTGTGGACCTCCTGCAAATGACTTCATTTTAGCCTTGCTCTTGCTTTGTCTGCATTCTCTTTACCAGAGACAGGCGCATAGGagcatagcaacataggaagctgccatatactgagtcagaccattggtccatctagctcagtattgtcttcacagaccggcagcggcttccccaaggttgcaggcaggagtccctctcagccctatcttggagatgccagggagtgaacttggactctgctcttcccagagcggttccattccctcaggcagtggttcccaaactgaaagcctccagatgttgctgaactacaactcccatcagtcccagctacaatttattatggctggggatgatgggagctgtagttcagcaacatctggaggttcccagtttgggaaccactgcactaaggggaatatcctacagtgctcacatgtagtctcccattcaaatgcaaccagggtggactctgcttagctaaggggacaagtcatgcttgctaccacaagacgagctctcctctcaAACAAATGGTTATGCCTATACTAAGTTAATATTTCACATTTTGAAAGTTAATCTTTCAAAGAGCTTCCATAAGCCCGTTACATCCAGAACACCAACCATCATTACACTGCTAAACAGGAATGTGCCCGAACTGCAGTTCAAGCACGTTCTGGGAGCGAATGCGAGGTGGCATgcacagtgccagcatgcacatggtacttgcacatgcgtggatgccatgtgcgtgctggtgccaTGTAGGGGTACTTGGGCcatgcactgccccagcaggaagctgcatggggcagtggagagcaggtaaggacctgctctcctctttcttcaagTTCCTCTGTACCACTCCCCAAATGTTCTCAACCCGttctttgagcacatccctactgctaaaCGAAGTATATTTCTTGCTTTTATCCCTACAAAATGCTACCATCACATCTTTTAATTACTTGCAAGACATTGTTACAATGATATTGTTGGCTCTGAAAATAATGGGAGACTGTCTCACCTCTTAGTATTGCTTTAAAATGGTTGGGTTTCAGCTTTCTTGCTGCAACAGCATCATTGAGAGCAGAGCGATAGTTGCCTAAACAAAACACACTGTGTAAAATGTGGATCATTACAACAGATTTAAAAGTTTTGCCCATGCAAAGAGAGACTATGGCAACACTGAAGTCTgctatattttgtattttgtttttttggtttaaATATTGTTAGTAAGCTGACCATTTTAGAGACTTATGGCAGAAAAAGAGCATTGgttacttactgtgaaggcttttTCCTGCAGCTGGATATGAGAACATCTCATGGGTTATACTTCCtgttgctccagaggcaggactatgaaATTAGTTTAGAAGGCTTTAATAGCCCTGGGAAgaataaccccacccagttccaaGTAGCCAAGTAGAGATAGCAGAGAACAGAAAATACTAATTTAGAGGACAACTTTAAAGTACAGCAATGTAGAGAAAACAGGCAGTTCCCTCAGTAGACCCGGACAGCCCCAAGCAGGTGGGCCGAGATGTCTTCATATCCAGCAGaaggaagaagccttcatggtaagtaaaCAATgtccctttccctgctgctgaaAGAGGACATCTCATGGGACATGCCATAGCTGATAAGCCCATGTGGGAAGCATCTGGGACTACTGCTGAGGTAGTACCTGCTGTAGCATTCTTCGACCAAAGCTGGCTTCGGTGGAGCATTGGATGTCCATCTTGTAATGCCTTGTGAAGGTAGATGGAGTCTACCGTGTTGCTGC contains:
- the TTC4 gene encoding tetratricopeptide repeat protein 4 isoform X2, whose amino-acid sequence is MFMKKAPSEIDPEQHPDLACLQSIVFDEEQTLEEQATAYKNEGNDYFKEKDYKKAVISYTEGLKKKCNDQELNAVLHTNRAAAQFYLGNYRSALNDAVAARKLKPNHFKAILRGALCHMELRHFAEAMIWCEEGLRINPKEKKLLETRTKADRLKRTEERDLRKAKLQEKREGSQKEVLLKAIKDRNIKLSPLSSVDDSVMSAGLAKISLDGFSSESAIGAKVCLDENGNLTWPVLFLYPEHGQTDLISAFHEESRFIDHLMIMFEELPPWDVEKKYIPSELELYYEDEEKEEIYQIDTQTTLLQVLQHQRYFIKAGTPTFLVLVKLAPFSKNYLSRKKIHRLK
- the TTC4 gene encoding tetratricopeptide repeat protein 4 isoform X1; this encodes MAESAEDHEADLDAFLDKFRGPQRYEGAFSPETWEQEFDKIPMFMKKAPSEIDPEQHPDLACLQSIVFDEEQTLEEQATAYKNEGNDYFKEKDYKKAVISYTEGLKKKCNDQELNAVLHTNRAAAQFYLGNYRSALNDAVAARKLKPNHFKAILRGALCHMELRHFAEAMIWCEEGLRINPKEKKLLETRTKADRLKRTEERDLRKAKLQEKREGSQKEVLLKAIKDRNIKLSPLSSVDDSVMSAGLAKISLDGFSSESAIGAKVCLDENGNLTWPVLFLYPEHGQTDLISAFHEESRFIDHLMIMFEELPPWDVEKKYIPSELELYYEDEEKEEIYQIDTQTTLLQVLQHQRYFIKAGTPTFLVLVKLAPFSKNYLSRKKIHRLK
- the TTC4 gene encoding tetratricopeptide repeat protein 4 isoform X3, which produces MKNRPLKATAYKNEGNDYFKEKDYKKAVISYTEGLKKKCNDQELNAVLHTNRAAAQFYLGNYRSALNDAVAARKLKPNHFKAILRGALCHMELRHFAEAMIWCEEGLRINPKEKKLLETRTKADRLKRTEERDLRKAKLQEKREGSQKEVLLKAIKDRNIKLSPLSSVDDSVMSAGLAKISLDGFSSESAIGAKVCLDENGNLTWPVLFLYPEHGQTDLISAFHEESRFIDHLMIMFEELPPWDVEKKYIPSELELYYEDEEKEEIYQIDTQTTLLQVLQHQRYFIKAGTPTFLVLVKLAPFSKNYLSRKKIHRLK